A genomic window from Struthio camelus isolate bStrCam1 chromosome 2, bStrCam1.hap1, whole genome shotgun sequence includes:
- the CCN3 gene encoding CCN family member 3 isoform X2 has translation MALAAEASGAAGRPGRDHAEGRRAAPAAAAAAPAAAVPVLEGDNCVFDGMIYRNGETFQPSCKYQCTCRDGQIGCLPRCNLDLLLPGPDCPFPRKIEVPGECCEKWVCDPEDKVILGGFAMAAYRQEATLGIDVSDSSANCIEQTTEWSACSKSCGMGFSTRVTNRNQQCEMVKQTRLCMMRPCENEEPSDKKGKKCIRTKKSLKAIHFEYKNCTSVQTYKPRYCGLCNDGRCCTPHNTKTIQVEFRCPHGKVLKKPMMLINTCVCHSNCPQSNNAFFQPLDLTSSEVKI, from the exons ATGGCCCTGGCGGCAGAGGCGAGcggcgccgcggggaggccgggtcggGACCATGccgaggggcggcgggcagcgcctgctgccgccgctgctgctcctgccgctGCTGTGCCAG TGCTGGAAGGAGACAACTGTGTGTTCGACGGGATGATTTACCGGAACGGGGAGACGTTCCAGCCCAGCTGCAAGTACCAATGCACCTGCCGCGACGGGCAGATCGGCTGCCTGCCCCGCTGCAACCTGGACCTGCTGCTCCCCGGCCCCGACTGCCCTTTCCCGAGAAAAATCGAAGTCCCCGGAGAGTGCTGCGAGAAGTGGGTCTGCGACCCCGAAGACAAAGTGATTTTGGGAGGTTTTGCTATGGCTG CATACAGACAGGAGGCCACCCTGGGGATCGATGTGTCCGATTCAAGCGCCAATTGCATTGAGCAGACAACAGAATGGAGTGCTTGTTCTAAAAGCTGTGGCATGGGCTTTTCCACCCGGGTTACCAACAGAAATCAACAATGTGAGATGGTGAAGCAGACACGGCTTTGCATGATGAGACCTTGTGAAAATGAAGAGCCATCTGATAAG aaagggaaaaaatgtatcCGAACAAAGAAGTCCCTGAAAGCCATTCACTTTGAGTACAAGAACTGCACAAGTGTGCAGACATACAAACCTCGTTACTGTGGCCTCTGCAACGATGGGCGATGCTGCACCCCACACAACACCAAAACGATCCAGGTCGAGTTCCGCTGTCCTCATGGCAAGGTCTTAAAAAAGCCAATGATGTTGATCAACACCTGTGTTTGCCATAGTAACTGTCCTCAGAGCAACAATGCTTTCTTCCAGCCATTAGATCTAACTTCTAGTGaagtaaaaatatga
- the CCN3 gene encoding CCN family member 3 isoform X1, which produces MPRGGGQRLLPPLLLLPLLCQVSGREAACPRPCGGPCPAAPPRCPPGVPAVLDGCSCCLVCARQRGESCSPLLPCDESSGLYCDRGPDDGGATGICMVLEGDNCVFDGMIYRNGETFQPSCKYQCTCRDGQIGCLPRCNLDLLLPGPDCPFPRKIEVPGECCEKWVCDPEDKVILGGFAMAAYRQEATLGIDVSDSSANCIEQTTEWSACSKSCGMGFSTRVTNRNQQCEMVKQTRLCMMRPCENEEPSDKKGKKCIRTKKSLKAIHFEYKNCTSVQTYKPRYCGLCNDGRCCTPHNTKTIQVEFRCPHGKVLKKPMMLINTCVCHSNCPQSNNAFFQPLDLTSSEVKI; this is translated from the exons ATGccgaggggcggcgggcagcgcctgctgccgccgctgctgctcctgccgctGCTGTGCCAG GTGAGCGGCCGGGAGGCGGCCTGCCCCCGGCCGTGCGGCGGGCcgtgcccggcggcgccgccgcgctgccccccgggggTGCCCGCCGTCCTGGacggctgctcctgctgcctggtgtgCGCCCGGCAGCGCGGCGAGAGCTgctccccgctgctgccctgcGACGAGAGCAGCGGCCTCTACTGCGACCGCGGCCCCGACGACGGCGGCGCCACCGGCATCTGCATGG TGCTGGAAGGAGACAACTGTGTGTTCGACGGGATGATTTACCGGAACGGGGAGACGTTCCAGCCCAGCTGCAAGTACCAATGCACCTGCCGCGACGGGCAGATCGGCTGCCTGCCCCGCTGCAACCTGGACCTGCTGCTCCCCGGCCCCGACTGCCCTTTCCCGAGAAAAATCGAAGTCCCCGGAGAGTGCTGCGAGAAGTGGGTCTGCGACCCCGAAGACAAAGTGATTTTGGGAGGTTTTGCTATGGCTG CATACAGACAGGAGGCCACCCTGGGGATCGATGTGTCCGATTCAAGCGCCAATTGCATTGAGCAGACAACAGAATGGAGTGCTTGTTCTAAAAGCTGTGGCATGGGCTTTTCCACCCGGGTTACCAACAGAAATCAACAATGTGAGATGGTGAAGCAGACACGGCTTTGCATGATGAGACCTTGTGAAAATGAAGAGCCATCTGATAAG aaagggaaaaaatgtatcCGAACAAAGAAGTCCCTGAAAGCCATTCACTTTGAGTACAAGAACTGCACAAGTGTGCAGACATACAAACCTCGTTACTGTGGCCTCTGCAACGATGGGCGATGCTGCACCCCACACAACACCAAAACGATCCAGGTCGAGTTCCGCTGTCCTCATGGCAAGGTCTTAAAAAAGCCAATGATGTTGATCAACACCTGTGTTTGCCATAGTAACTGTCCTCAGAGCAACAATGCTTTCTTCCAGCCATTAGATCTAACTTCTAGTGaagtaaaaatatga